A window of Methanosphaera sp. WGK6 contains these coding sequences:
- a CDS encoding class I SAM-dependent methyltransferase, with product MIHISYDRKQYQKDMIDNIELFDNVVELGCHIGTSTKIISRLNQDGTVYAFDNSPESISAMNNLGIEYGNIEFLMADVRDKDLLYDFTKKCDEIDVLCIDLGGGYHPDTVFKVFFLWSSLLKPRVTLIRNRGLMDFINSSISTEKISSNKGYLSSSSQEIIPNELKTTIKKSSSK from the coding sequence GTGATACACATTAGCTATGATAGAAAACAATATCAAAAAGACATGATTGATAACATAGAATTATTTGATAATGTTGTTGAATTAGGTTGTCATATTGGAACATCCACTAAAATAATTTCTAGACTAAATCAAGATGGTACAGTATATGCCTTTGACAATAGTCCGGAAAGCATTAGTGCTATGAATAACTTGGGAATTGAATATGGAAATATTGAATTTTTAATGGCTGATGTTAGAGATAAAGACTTATTATATGATTTTACTAAAAAATGTGATGAAATCGATGTATTATGTATTGATTTAGGCGGAGGATATCATCCAGATACTGTTTTTAAAGTATTTTTTTTATGGTCATCTCTTCTTAAACCAAGAGTTACACTAATTAGAAATAGAGGATTAATGGATTTTATTAATTCATCGATTTCAACTGAAAAAATATCATCAAATAAAGGATATTTATCCTCATCATCACAAGAAATAATACCCAATGAACTTAAAACTACTATCAAAAAGTCAAGTTCTAAGTAA